In a single window of the Myxococcales bacterium genome:
- a CDS encoding tetratricopeptide repeat protein — protein MLERVDAALRTTTGTVGSDVLRRVGAAVTTYRTAATSACRGAQGQRQLAPELAARSDACIAYRAQVAAAIIDDGALIARDLGAYASKVRALPSPTPCLDTVALAANPAAPGPEAVATRADLEVAIIDISVDQLDAAAALIERATPGAATDRATAAMLLRARGELAAARADYPTAVRLLADAYYAAQALDDAHVYLGALAMLVRVVGDIQANTGAAEPWVRLADAAVDRDRRRAPGEVVGLMLALAAAADRRGDGSTVLARTQQALVLSGETDEPMELAALEHSVANALAGAGRYPEAIDHERRGLAACVASLGPGHSTCLMFRATLALLLAESEQADAAMLEALAVQQELDAAPPSTLTAYADALVNVGNVLLDQAAYRDQAARDFRIARELYIGVHGPRHPDVARIESNLAVIDMKRGAWAEAAAALARSLAIQEEHLGPDHPDVAGTLFNLGTAQLRSGQLGPALAAARRAVAVFEAKSPGSSRHVYTLRMLAEILTRSGQAAEGEAAARRAFALAAAGGLATDNMAIEIARADVAQGRRLDEAARLLRAARPAFEPYPEVFAHQLAEIDALLAQLK, from the coding sequence TTGCTCGAGCGCGTCGACGCGGCACTGCGGACGACGACCGGCACGGTCGGCAGCGACGTGCTCAGGCGGGTCGGGGCCGCGGTCACGACCTACCGGACCGCGGCGACCTCGGCCTGCCGGGGCGCCCAGGGCCAGCGCCAGCTCGCGCCCGAGCTGGCCGCGCGCAGCGACGCCTGCATCGCGTACCGCGCCCAGGTGGCGGCGGCGATCATCGACGACGGCGCGCTGATCGCCCGCGACCTCGGCGCCTACGCCAGCAAGGTGCGGGCGTTGCCGAGCCCGACGCCGTGCCTCGACACGGTCGCGCTGGCCGCCAACCCGGCCGCGCCCGGGCCCGAGGCGGTCGCGACCCGCGCCGACCTCGAGGTCGCGATCATCGACATCTCGGTCGATCAGCTCGACGCCGCCGCGGCGCTGATCGAGCGCGCGACGCCGGGCGCCGCCACCGATCGCGCGACCGCGGCGATGCTGCTGCGCGCCCGGGGCGAGCTCGCGGCGGCCCGCGCCGACTACCCGACGGCGGTCCGGCTCCTGGCCGACGCGTACTACGCGGCCCAGGCGCTCGACGACGCGCACGTGTACCTCGGCGCGCTGGCGATGCTCGTGCGCGTGGTCGGCGACATCCAGGCCAACACCGGGGCGGCCGAGCCGTGGGTGCGCCTGGCCGACGCCGCGGTCGATCGCGATCGCCGGCGCGCGCCGGGCGAGGTCGTCGGGCTCATGCTCGCGCTGGCCGCCGCCGCCGATCGCCGCGGCGACGGCTCGACGGTGCTGGCCCGGACCCAGCAGGCGCTGGTGCTCAGCGGCGAGACCGATGAGCCGATGGAGCTGGCGGCGCTCGAGCACAGCGTCGCCAACGCCCTGGCCGGCGCCGGGCGCTACCCCGAGGCGATCGATCACGAGCGGCGCGGGCTGGCGGCGTGCGTCGCCAGCCTCGGCCCGGGCCACTCGACCTGCCTCATGTTCCGCGCCACCCTGGCGCTGCTCCTGGCCGAGAGCGAGCAGGCCGACGCGGCCATGCTCGAGGCCCTGGCGGTGCAGCAAGAGCTCGACGCGGCGCCGCCGTCCACGCTGACGGCCTACGCCGACGCGCTGGTCAACGTCGGCAACGTGCTGCTCGATCAGGCGGCCTACCGCGATCAGGCCGCGCGCGACTTCCGGATCGCGCGCGAGCTCTACATCGGGGTCCACGGGCCGCGCCACCCGGACGTCGCCCGCATCGAGAGCAACCTCGCGGTGATCGACATGAAGCGGGGCGCCTGGGCCGAGGCCGCCGCCGCCCTGGCCCGGTCGCTGGCGATCCAGGAGGAGCACCTCGGCCCCGACCACCCCGACGTCGCGGGCACGTTGTTCAACCTCGGCACCGCCCAGCTGCGCAGCGGCCAGCTCGGCCCGGCGCTGGCCGCGGCGCGGCGCGCGGTCGCGGTGTTCGAGGCCAAGTCGCCGGGGTCGAGCCGCCACGTCTACACGCTGCGGATGCTGGCCGAGATCCTGACCCGCAGCGGCCAGGCCGCCGAGGGCGAGGCGGCCGCCCGGCGGGCGTTCGCGCTGGCCGCGGCCGGGGGCCTGGCCACCGACAACATGGCGATCGAGATCGCGCGCGCCGACGTGGCGCAGGGCCGTCGGCTCGACGAGGCCGCGCGCCTGCTGCGCGCCGCCCGGCCGGCGTTCGAGCCCTATCCCGAGGTGTTCGCGCACCAGCTCGCCGAGATCGATGCTCTGCTCGCGCAGCTGAAGTAG
- a CDS encoding sigma-70 family RNA polymerase sigma factor gives MADPDPERAVREAAVRARLDAGDAAGAATATIELYGAELVSFLHAVARDEDLAAEAYAMWCEDLWKGLAGFRWTSSLRTWVYALARNALYRLRRAPRRRERGHLPLDLAKDAYDRAQQIRTATVQFLRTEVKDEVRRLREALEPEDHELLILRIDRKMSWREVAQAMPGAADEPLDRRAAVLRKRFERAKALLRALAAERGLLTPD, from the coding sequence GTGGCCGACCCCGACCCCGAGCGCGCTGTCCGCGAGGCCGCGGTGCGCGCGCGCCTCGACGCGGGCGACGCCGCCGGCGCGGCCACCGCGACGATCGAGCTCTACGGCGCCGAGCTGGTGAGCTTCCTGCACGCGGTCGCGCGCGACGAGGATCTCGCCGCCGAGGCCTACGCGATGTGGTGCGAGGATCTGTGGAAGGGGCTCGCGGGGTTCCGGTGGACGTCGTCGCTGCGGACCTGGGTCTACGCCCTCGCGCGCAACGCGCTCTACCGGCTCCGGCGGGCGCCGCGCCGCCGCGAGCGCGGCCACCTGCCGCTCGACCTGGCCAAGGACGCCTACGATCGGGCCCAGCAGATCCGCACCGCGACCGTCCAGTTCCTCCGCACCGAGGTGAAGGACGAGGTCCGCCGCCTGCGCGAGGCCCTCGAGCCCGAGGACCACGAGCTCCTGATCTTGCGGATCGATCGCAAGATGTCGTGGCGCGAGGTCGCCCAGGCGATGCCGGGCGCCGCCGACGAGCCGCTCGACCGTCGGGCCGCGGTCCTGCGCAAGCGCTTCGAGCGCGCGAAGGCGCTCTTGCGGGCGCTCGCGGCCGAGCGCGGGCTGCTCACGCCCGACTGA